One window from the genome of Natronomonas pharaonis DSM 2160 encodes:
- a CDS encoding BGTF surface domain-containing protein, with the protein MNNKRLCVRAIFLSLVMVTSVIGAGVAFGGTAMAQEQGDVEITYAFDGSVVWQGQTTYAFGDDIDPEFDDYQLRSADGFDSGTVDSSSFEEELDVVFFEDDNTINDFVDEFSAGTLDFLLKQGYIGGEFEDQGLYGVFETVDSFADDDLEAQLQQAVAEEEGVPPEAVDVAELPASVIASAIGDEPNFGTLFTIAPGEPETQTAVVEIDTEDYDDGDYFVSGTPLPSSGAYPQQATFETTTQTLDTELDEDEEPLISDDFDQSLVDLDAESNRGSYSVNVSVGDWGDVENIFDSATVAYTVFDDDEYDGPYEAYLDGQLFDAAQILENEGVGGETLMEFQEYVAGIDDSADEVIARNAWDPIEESPPGDLGPDDNAVYIPGFTTLEGDANHEIEPSGDAVGPWNIRLYDPDAVDDADSKALAHDIQDQEEFLSFFERDELIYVIDFDVHDADASDDAQIEVIDEDVTVDFDENVYTQSAGDIVHVEADIGTADEVLLQFGDEDAGFVDVIYAEDDTDDDTVEFWVNTRMMGTNAPSDQMIHSEDDIAESLIGIANEDPVNPDGETEVPDGAYSQIADDAGWDAIPEFYDDSDLDDGDRVDFQTYLEDLDLLDDSDEHPTQQLVRPLQPADYDLAATSSEEFIVEDGESDLEDEDGFATVDLQRPGLGDTTVWMGPEENADEEDTIEELINDSPLTETDEVAIDDLLVAQIEASGLYGHMVDIEGEFDPVIPEEEEGFDSETLYELTEREGEGISFTFEDVDPVGNQDANELDLQESGDDEIFILADNEAGEMYVIVDTDDEPFDRDLRDGAEFEVELEYETDDDDRFRFEDIGDIEEYGPLGGADDGDTGEAAYPYFQAGEGAVTSATFTFADADAEFDNVDEDDLVTIEPGEEATVSGTTNVAPGSEASVRVQQRGDTESFLETVSVDIDDDGAFEAEIDLSDREEGDEARVGFRVRGSTVVQQNGIFGEFEEPEDTPEETPEDTPEDTPEETPETPEETPEETPEDTPEEPDDQAGFGAVVALIALIGAALLATRRRNALDN; encoded by the coding sequence ATGAATAACAAGCGGCTATGTGTACGTGCTATCTTTCTATCGTTGGTTATGGTTACCTCTGTAATCGGTGCAGGCGTCGCTTTCGGCGGTACAGCGATGGCACAGGAACAAGGCGACGTTGAGATAACATACGCTTTTGACGGAAGTGTTGTCTGGCAGGGACAGACGACATATGCCTTCGGCGACGACATTGACCCGGAGTTTGACGATTACCAACTTCGGAGCGCTGATGGCTTTGACAGTGGAACAGTCGATTCGAGCTCATTCGAAGAAGAACTCGATGTGGTCTTCTTTGAAGACGATAATACAATCAACGATTTTGTTGATGAGTTTTCGGCTGGGACACTTGATTTCTTGCTGAAGCAGGGGTATATCGGCGGCGAATTTGAAGATCAAGGGCTTTACGGAGTGTTTGAGACAGTTGATTCTTTCGCTGACGACGACCTAGAGGCCCAGCTACAGCAAGCAGTTGCAGAAGAAGAGGGCGTTCCTCCGGAAGCGGTTGATGTTGCTGAGCTTCCGGCAAGCGTCATTGCCTCCGCGATTGGCGATGAGCCAAACTTTGGAACGTTATTTACAATCGCACCGGGTGAACCGGAGACCCAAACGGCAGTCGTTGAGATTGACACTGAGGACTACGATGACGGTGACTACTTCGTTAGTGGTACGCCCTTGCCATCCAGCGGAGCGTATCCACAGCAGGCAACTTTTGAGACGACTACCCAAACACTTGACACCGAGCTCGATGAGGACGAAGAGCCGCTCATTAGCGACGACTTTGATCAGAGCCTTGTCGATCTCGATGCGGAATCAAACCGTGGAAGCTACTCGGTTAACGTGAGTGTGGGCGATTGGGGTGATGTCGAGAACATCTTCGATTCGGCGACTGTCGCCTATACGGTCTTTGATGACGACGAATATGACGGCCCCTACGAAGCCTATCTCGACGGACAGCTGTTCGACGCCGCTCAGATACTCGAAAATGAAGGCGTCGGTGGCGAGACGCTAATGGAGTTCCAAGAGTATGTTGCGGGTATTGACGATAGCGCCGATGAGGTCATCGCGCGAAATGCGTGGGACCCAATCGAAGAGAGCCCGCCAGGCGATCTCGGCCCAGACGATAACGCAGTCTATATCCCTGGCTTCACGACTCTTGAAGGCGATGCCAACCACGAGATTGAGCCATCCGGTGACGCCGTTGGCCCGTGGAACATCCGACTATACGACCCTGATGCGGTCGACGACGCAGACAGCAAAGCGCTCGCACACGACATACAGGACCAAGAGGAATTCCTGAGCTTCTTCGAACGCGACGAACTCATCTACGTTATCGACTTTGATGTCCACGATGCCGACGCCTCAGACGACGCCCAAATCGAAGTCATCGACGAGGACGTGACTGTCGACTTCGATGAGAACGTCTACACCCAATCTGCGGGTGACATCGTCCACGTTGAGGCCGACATCGGCACCGCCGATGAGGTACTGCTGCAGTTCGGTGACGAGGACGCCGGCTTCGTCGACGTCATCTACGCCGAGGACGACACGGATGACGATACCGTCGAATTCTGGGTGAACACACGGATGATGGGAACCAACGCTCCCTCTGACCAGATGATTCACTCCGAGGATGACATCGCGGAGAGTCTCATCGGCATTGCAAACGAGGACCCCGTCAACCCTGATGGTGAAACCGAGGTACCAGATGGTGCCTATTCGCAGATAGCCGATGACGCCGGCTGGGATGCCATCCCCGAGTTCTACGACGACAGTGACCTCGATGATGGTGACCGCGTTGACTTCCAGACCTACCTCGAAGACCTTGACCTGCTGGACGACAGCGACGAGCACCCGACTCAGCAGCTCGTTCGACCGCTCCAGCCGGCCGACTACGACCTCGCAGCGACCAGCTCCGAGGAGTTCATCGTTGAGGACGGCGAATCCGACCTCGAAGACGAGGATGGATTCGCGACGGTTGACCTCCAGCGCCCCGGCCTCGGTGACACGACGGTCTGGATGGGCCCTGAAGAGAACGCCGACGAGGAAGACACCATCGAAGAGCTCATCAACGACAGTCCGCTGACGGAGACGGACGAAGTCGCGATTGATGACCTCCTCGTCGCACAGATCGAAGCCTCCGGCCTCTACGGCCACATGGTCGACATCGAAGGCGAGTTCGACCCCGTCATCCCCGAGGAGGAAGAGGGCTTCGACAGCGAAACGCTCTATGAGCTGACTGAGCGTGAAGGCGAAGGCATTTCCTTCACCTTCGAGGATGTCGACCCGGTTGGCAACCAGGACGCCAACGAACTCGACCTCCAAGAGTCCGGTGACGATGAAATCTTCATCCTCGCCGACAACGAGGCCGGCGAGATGTACGTTATCGTCGACACGGATGACGAGCCATTCGACCGCGACCTCCGCGACGGTGCGGAGTTCGAGGTTGAACTCGAATACGAAACCGACGACGATGACCGGTTCCGCTTCGAGGATATCGGCGATATTGAAGAGTACGGCCCACTGGGTGGCGCTGACGACGGCGACACCGGCGAGGCTGCCTACCCGTACTTCCAAGCAGGTGAAGGCGCTGTGACCAGCGCCACGTTCACGTTCGCTGACGCCGACGCCGAGTTCGACAACGTCGACGAGGACGACCTCGTCACCATCGAACCCGGCGAGGAAGCGACCGTCTCGGGGACGACAAACGTCGCACCCGGTTCGGAAGCTTCCGTCCGCGTCCAGCAGCGTGGTGACACCGAGAGCTTCCTCGAGACCGTCAGCGTCGACATCGACGACGACGGTGCCTTCGAGGCAGAGATCGACCTGAGCGACCGCGAGGAAGGCGATGAAGCACGAGTCGGCTTCCGCGTCCGTGGGAGCACGGTCGTCCAGCAGAACGGTATCTTCGGTGAATTCGAAGAGCCTGAGGACACACCGGAAGAGACGCCGGAAGACACGCCTGAGGACACACCAGAAGAGACACCGGAGACGCCTGAGGAGACGCCTGAGGAGACGCCTGAGGACACACCGGAAGAGCCTGACGACCAGGCCGGCTTCGGTGCTGTCGTCGCCCTCATCGCGCTTATCGGCGCAGCTCTGCTGGCGACCCGCCGACGCAACGCACTCGACAACTAA
- a CDS encoding BGTF surface domain-containing protein, whose amino-acid sequence MTGNTTYREQGRALFLAAIMVLSMVAAGAAFAGSAAAQEDQVDVDVEFIDIDDPDNVEIDATLSSDELTGIGATVEVDGNEFELEEDDFDVDASDFGSLINFDNNPSEVTISLTGEADLTPGADVDFNFFNVGIGGEEIDVTETVTVPDNGDNGDNGAPEPGEPAELTYEFPGSVAFQGQDVFAFGEEIVEGGDYQVRSVDDFEDDAVESSSFATEIDDDDIEEFEDLSDGAQELVTEAGYGEGPIVVIDSDDLDADDHFLRGGDLPTNPPEQDTFEISIQDLDAEFDEDDLPVLNDDWNDSLAELETDSTRSGYSMNVSADGDLDNEELFDIFAWTGIDEVPGIERGDSPEELIIGGDDDETVNSPFEALEEADEEGLLDISDYEATVDGDGDYDLRNTGLAIGDWNVILYDEDVDDADEQVLLVNTGNTDEDVSFFGIDEDSYELEFEVHDTEAEDTAEANVDEEDVSVDFSQSVYTQSAGDVVHFEADLEDTDEALIQFGSEDAGFLDIIYVEDDDDSDSVEFWMNTRMMGTGVDSDRMLYSDDDIAESLIGETQDVDPDAEAGDYTAAVSSWELQPEFFDDDDLELGGDNDQISFTEYLEELDLIDDDDEHPTTQIVRPLQPTDYEMAATGSTEFIAEDGESEVEDEDGFATADLQRPTLGDTVVWTGPEENADEEETIEELVNDSPLTQTDEVAIDDLLVAQIEASGLYGAMVDVEDDFDPVIPDEEDGFDSETLYELAEDESHFGEGEGISFTFEDVDPIGNQDANNLDLEDANDDEVFILVDNEAGEMYVVVDTSDEPFDRDLRDGAEFEVELEYETDDDDRFNFFDRDGIEEYGPDGAEDGSDGDGDAAYPYFDAGESAITSATFMFADASAEFDNVDDGLVVVEPGEEATISGTTNVAPGSDAAVRIQQRGDTESFLETADVDIEDDGSFEAEIDLSDREEGDQARLSFRVGGSTVLQQNGIFGEVEEEPEETPEDTPEDTPEDTPEDTPEDTPEDTPEDTPEDTPEDPDDQAGFGAVIALIALIGAALLATRRRNALDN is encoded by the coding sequence ATGACAGGAAATACGACTTATCGCGAGCAAGGCCGCGCACTATTCCTTGCTGCGATAATGGTGCTCTCTATGGTCGCTGCCGGCGCAGCCTTTGCCGGCTCGGCAGCGGCTCAAGAGGACCAAGTGGATGTAGATGTAGAGTTTATAGACATTGACGACCCAGATAACGTCGAGATTGACGCCACGTTGTCGTCCGACGAACTGACTGGCATCGGTGCCACAGTTGAGGTTGACGGCAACGAATTCGAACTCGAAGAGGATGACTTCGACGTTGATGCCAGCGATTTTGGCAGCCTGATCAACTTCGATAACAATCCCTCCGAGGTCACCATCTCTCTGACCGGCGAAGCTGACCTGACTCCCGGTGCGGATGTCGACTTTAATTTCTTTAACGTCGGCATTGGTGGCGAAGAGATTGACGTGACCGAGACGGTCACGGTGCCTGACAACGGCGACAACGGCGACAACGGCGCCCCCGAACCGGGCGAGCCTGCTGAGCTCACCTACGAGTTCCCGGGCTCCGTTGCATTCCAGGGCCAGGATGTCTTCGCCTTCGGTGAGGAAATCGTCGAGGGTGGCGACTACCAGGTCCGCTCCGTCGATGACTTCGAAGACGACGCAGTTGAGTCCAGCTCCTTCGCAACCGAAATCGATGACGACGACATCGAAGAGTTCGAGGACCTCTCGGACGGTGCCCAAGAACTCGTTACTGAGGCGGGTTACGGTGAAGGCCCGATAGTTGTTATCGACAGTGACGACCTCGACGCTGACGACCACTTCCTCCGTGGCGGCGATCTGCCAACCAACCCGCCTGAACAAGACACCTTCGAGATATCCATTCAGGACCTCGATGCTGAGTTCGACGAGGATGACCTCCCGGTTCTCAACGATGACTGGAACGACAGTCTCGCCGAACTCGAAACGGACTCTACCCGTAGCGGCTACTCGATGAACGTGAGTGCTGACGGCGACCTCGACAACGAGGAGCTGTTCGACATCTTCGCGTGGACGGGAATCGATGAAGTCCCCGGCATCGAACGTGGCGACAGCCCAGAAGAGCTCATCATCGGTGGCGATGATGACGAGACCGTCAACAGTCCGTTCGAAGCACTCGAAGAGGCTGACGAGGAAGGCCTCCTCGATATCAGCGACTACGAGGCTACCGTCGACGGTGACGGTGACTACGACCTCCGCAACACCGGCCTCGCTATCGGCGACTGGAACGTCATCCTCTATGATGAGGACGTTGACGACGCCGACGAACAGGTCCTGCTGGTTAACACCGGCAACACTGATGAGGACGTGAGCTTCTTTGGCATTGACGAAGACAGCTACGAGCTTGAGTTCGAGGTCCACGACACTGAGGCAGAAGACACAGCCGAAGCCAACGTCGACGAAGAAGATGTCTCCGTTGACTTCAGCCAGAGTGTCTACACGCAGTCCGCAGGTGACGTCGTTCACTTCGAAGCTGACCTCGAAGACACCGACGAGGCACTCATTCAGTTCGGTAGCGAAGACGCTGGCTTCCTCGACATCATCTACGTCGAGGATGACGATGACAGCGACAGCGTCGAATTCTGGATGAACACCCGTATGATGGGTACTGGTGTCGACTCTGACCGTATGCTCTACTCCGATGACGACATCGCGGAGAGCCTCATCGGTGAGACTCAGGATGTCGACCCTGACGCAGAAGCAGGCGACTACACGGCCGCAGTTTCCTCTTGGGAGCTGCAGCCGGAGTTCTTCGATGACGACGACCTCGAGCTTGGTGGCGACAACGACCAGATCAGCTTCACCGAGTATCTCGAAGAACTCGACCTGATTGACGACGACGATGAACACCCGACCACGCAGATCGTCCGCCCGCTCCAGCCGACTGACTACGAAATGGCTGCGACTGGCTCGACCGAGTTCATCGCTGAGGACGGCGAATCCGAAGTCGAAGATGAAGACGGCTTCGCAACAGCTGACCTCCAGCGACCGACGCTCGGCGACACAGTCGTCTGGACCGGTCCTGAAGAGAATGCTGACGAAGAAGAAACCATCGAAGAGCTTGTCAACGACAGTCCGCTGACGCAGACTGACGAAGTCGCAATTGACGACCTCCTCGTTGCCCAGATAGAGGCCTCCGGCCTCTACGGCGCGATGGTTGACGTCGAAGACGACTTCGACCCCGTCATCCCTGACGAAGAGGATGGCTTCGATAGCGAAACGCTCTACGAGCTGGCTGAAGACGAAAGCCACTTCGGAGAAGGTGAAGGTATCTCGTTCACCTTCGAAGATGTTGACCCGATTGGCAACCAGGACGCCAACAACCTTGACCTCGAAGACGCAAACGACGATGAGGTCTTCATCCTCGTCGACAACGAAGCCGGCGAGATGTACGTTGTCGTCGATACGAGCGACGAGCCATTCGACCGCGACCTCCGCGACGGTGCGGAGTTCGAGGTTGAACTCGAATACGAAACCGACGACGATGACCGATTCAACTTCTTCGACCGCGATGGTATCGAAGAGTACGGTCCCGATGGCGCTGAGGACGGTAGCGACGGTGACGGAGACGCTGCCTACCCGTACTTCGACGCGGGTGAAAGCGCGATAACGTCGGCCACGTTCATGTTCGCTGACGCGAGCGCCGAGTTCGACAACGTTGACGACGGCCTCGTTGTTGTCGAACCTGGCGAGGAAGCAACCATCTCGGGTACGACGAACGTCGCACCCGGCTCGGACGCCGCTGTCCGCATCCAGCAGCGTGGTGACACTGAAAGCTTCCTTGAGACTGCCGACGTTGATATCGAAGACGACGGTAGCTTCGAGGCAGAGATCGACCTGAGCGACCGTGAGGAAGGCGACCAAGCGCGCCTTAGCTTCCGCGTTGGTGGCAGCACGGTTCTCCAGCAGAACGGTATCTTCGGTGAAGTCGAAGAGGAACCCGAAGAGACGCCTGAGGACACGCCTGAGGACACGCCTGAGGACACGCCTGAGGACACGCCTGAGGACACGCCTGAGGACACGCCTGAGGACACGCCTGAGGACACGCCTGAGGACCCCGATGACCAGGCCGGCTTCGGTGCTGTCATCGCCCTCATCGCGCTCATCGGCGCAGCCCTGCTGGCGACCCGCCGACGCAACGCACTCGACAACTAA
- a CDS encoding surface glycoprotein, which yields MSGDVNTKGKVRAVFLAAIMVMWMVAMSAAFAAPAAAADSDAEFTVDDADLTVNTTNDVASHSIDISVTNGTSSALEELEIDLSDGDAFNTTDVSNVNVDVGGENITQNVSDAGGEDFFIQTGETGLSDGDSINITYDGVVNPETEESDVNVTVGFSDSQSGNDSSQQTETGTNLLDIESSIDVTLGVTSAAPFGADVGVDVTVENVGESDIDVEDIEVDNDNADNEYDLNASITFDNIDALSAGENETVSETFNTEDDTDATAGAAEADDLQATVQDADSGDGGESNARTLTIGTDDGGAVEVVTSDTANNPVEGVDVLLYKGSEASGNLIATGNTGNDDFFRFDGSVDGIDDGLAVGAANGVEYVVKAEREGFEASTRSASLDENNVEETVNPSLQRIITPDDIDVEFDPGQTVSIDDEIEATVTVTTDDFPEGDDLPLDNTPVEVTFEDNEGDIPEVNTIEPGSPTTAETGDDGTVNFTFEVDPDNGFDDIEDIVEVTELTFEATEGDDEVITEEAELEFVPDIGDTGTISGEADVIDEDIDVGTQSNIAAESGVEVHAVEFDRVLENTVRVNATNDGVEELNSIELSTLLEDINVDDFGEVEDADINLDYSDVDGEETGLGDVRLDVGDQFRVVTFTDDGDAVVQDPRSDYLTHTPENVEVIQNETDRSIEINSATGDEPSFDLSFLAPAEDYQVQQKVTIENESVEASVSTFQNITVNEDLDGEEDFQQDTENVFDASEDLTYEATENRFDDERAIPTDVTNDQGDFELLNLPVDVDDPRTYAVIAGGDDTDDASTAYGFANFRGYDVVNVSANAQGDQMNVDLSAQEFEPVDEFTYNLDVTVDNGDKYTEVPVDEPVSVEVEATQEEIGVDDEPEAAEGLEIDLEATDQIVGDLADETVTTDDEGVATTTFTGDSPTVGETNISASAESAGEVFQTEGSEQATIDVFQGAQITGDVVDDETPSNNLPGAEVTLFVENETGELEQVAETTAGPGGSFSFTGSDGVRSGQDYTVEATFVDEEGNEGTGFAQLTEIPGGTTNADIVIEDVLAPEGFEVSDLAAPAEASPGDEIEVTANVANTAGEEDTGDVTFFFDSQDVDSQELTLGPGETQEVSFDVTVPDVEEGDYEHGISTDIDSETATLTVTLEDDEPAEGFTLSNIQPGDVEVEFDQDVTASVDVTNNNDEAGETEVSLTATDEELGELDLGETTVELDAEATETVEFDVDLGLAEEVLETGDSIDYVFATEDDELSATLTFVEDAGEPEPDTVVEFYADEDGQIQDIFGIIDDFQNDEGAFADDVELEGGIFEVIDAWQEQQE from the coding sequence ATGTCAGGGGACGTAAACACAAAAGGGAAAGTCCGTGCCGTGTTCCTGGCCGCGATTATGGTTATGTGGATGGTCGCCATGTCCGCAGCGTTTGCGGCACCGGCGGCGGCCGCAGATAGTGATGCAGAGTTCACCGTCGACGATGCTGATCTCACGGTGAATACCACTAACGATGTTGCATCGCATAGTATAGATATTTCAGTTACCAATGGGACAAGCAGTGCTCTCGAAGAGCTGGAGATTGACCTCTCTGATGGTGACGCTTTCAACACCACTGACGTTTCTAACGTGAATGTGGATGTCGGTGGCGAGAATATCACTCAGAATGTAAGTGATGCTGGCGGTGAGGATTTCTTCATTCAGACAGGTGAGACTGGACTGAGTGATGGAGATTCCATCAACATCACTTATGATGGTGTTGTGAACCCTGAGACCGAGGAATCTGACGTTAATGTTACCGTTGGTTTCAGTGACTCTCAGTCTGGTAATGATTCCTCCCAGCAGACCGAAACTGGAACTAACCTCCTCGACATCGAGTCATCAATCGATGTCACTCTCGGCGTCACAAGCGCAGCACCGTTCGGTGCTGATGTTGGCGTTGACGTAACTGTCGAAAACGTTGGTGAATCCGATATCGACGTTGAAGACATCGAGGTCGACAATGACAATGCGGATAACGAGTACGACCTCAATGCGTCAATAACCTTCGACAACATTGATGCACTCTCAGCAGGTGAAAATGAGACTGTCAGTGAAACATTCAATACGGAAGATGACACTGACGCAACTGCTGGTGCTGCCGAGGCAGATGACCTCCAAGCTACTGTTCAGGATGCAGACAGCGGCGATGGTGGCGAAAGTAACGCCCGAACGCTAACAATCGGTACTGATGATGGCGGTGCTGTCGAAGTTGTCACTTCGGATACAGCAAACAACCCCGTTGAGGGAGTTGATGTGCTCCTCTACAAGGGTAGTGAAGCATCTGGTAACCTCATTGCTACAGGAAACACTGGCAATGATGACTTCTTCCGCTTCGACGGTAGTGTCGACGGAATCGACGACGGTCTTGCAGTCGGTGCTGCTAACGGCGTCGAATACGTTGTCAAAGCAGAACGAGAAGGGTTCGAAGCATCGACCCGTAGTGCCTCTCTCGACGAGAACAACGTCGAAGAGACGGTGAACCCATCGCTTCAGCGAATCATCACGCCTGACGACATCGACGTCGAATTCGATCCGGGCCAGACCGTCAGCATCGATGACGAGATCGAGGCAACGGTCACGGTGACCACTGACGACTTCCCGGAGGGAGATGACCTGCCGCTCGATAACACGCCCGTTGAAGTGACCTTCGAGGACAATGAGGGCGATATTCCTGAAGTCAACACCATCGAACCAGGCAGCCCAACGACCGCAGAGACTGGTGACGACGGTACAGTCAACTTCACCTTCGAGGTCGACCCCGACAACGGCTTCGATGACATCGAGGATATCGTCGAAGTAACTGAACTCACCTTCGAAGCGACTGAGGGTGACGACGAGGTCATTACCGAAGAAGCGGAACTCGAATTCGTCCCGGACATCGGCGACACCGGTACGATCTCCGGTGAGGCCGACGTGATCGATGAGGACATCGATGTGGGCACTCAGTCCAACATCGCTGCTGAGTCCGGCGTGGAAGTCCACGCTGTCGAGTTCGATCGGGTCCTTGAGAACACCGTTCGCGTTAACGCCACCAACGATGGCGTCGAAGAGCTGAACAGCATCGAGCTGTCGACGCTCCTCGAGGACATCAACGTTGATGACTTCGGTGAGGTTGAAGATGCAGACATCAACCTGGACTACAGTGATGTCGACGGTGAGGAAACGGGTCTCGGTGACGTCCGCCTCGACGTGGGCGACCAGTTCCGTGTCGTCACCTTCACTGACGATGGCGATGCTGTCGTGCAGGATCCACGGTCGGACTACCTGACCCACACGCCAGAGAACGTCGAGGTCATCCAGAACGAAACCGACCGGAGTATCGAAATCAACTCCGCAACCGGCGATGAGCCGTCCTTCGACCTGTCGTTCCTCGCACCTGCTGAGGACTACCAGGTCCAGCAGAAGGTAACCATCGAGAACGAATCCGTCGAAGCGTCGGTCTCGACCTTCCAGAACATCACGGTCAACGAGGATCTGGATGGTGAAGAGGACTTCCAGCAGGACACTGAGAACGTGTTCGATGCGTCTGAGGACCTGACCTACGAAGCAACCGAGAATCGCTTCGATGACGAGCGTGCGATCCCCACCGACGTCACCAACGACCAGGGTGACTTCGAACTGCTGAACCTGCCCGTCGACGTCGACGACCCACGGACCTACGCCGTGATCGCTGGCGGTGACGATACTGACGACGCATCCACGGCCTACGGCTTCGCGAACTTCCGTGGCTACGACGTCGTGAACGTCTCCGCGAACGCCCAGGGCGACCAGATGAACGTCGACCTGAGCGCTCAGGAATTCGAACCCGTCGATGAGTTCACGTACAACCTTGACGTGACTGTCGACAACGGTGACAAGTACACGGAAGTTCCTGTTGATGAGCCTGTTAGCGTTGAAGTAGAGGCCACACAGGAAGAGATCGGCGTTGACGACGAACCTGAAGCGGCCGAAGGCCTCGAGATCGACCTCGAAGCCACCGACCAGATCGTCGGTGACCTCGCCGACGAGACGGTGACTACCGACGATGAGGGCGTTGCCACCACGACGTTCACTGGTGACTCGCCAACCGTTGGCGAGACGAACATCAGTGCGTCCGCTGAGAGTGCTGGAGAGGTCTTCCAGACTGAAGGCTCCGAGCAGGCAACCATTGACGTCTTCCAAGGCGCACAGATCACCGGCGACGTTGTCGACGACGAGACACCCAGTAACAACCTGCCGGGTGCCGAAGTGACGCTCTTCGTCGAGAACGAAACCGGCGAACTCGAGCAGGTGGCGGAGACGACTGCCGGTCCGGGAGGTTCGTTCTCCTTCACCGGTAGTGACGGCGTGCGCTCCGGGCAGGACTACACGGTCGAGGCTACCTTCGTTGACGAAGAAGGTAACGAAGGTACTGGCTTCGCCCAGCTAACCGAGATCCCCGGTGGCACGACGAACGCCGACATCGTCATCGAGGATGTCCTCGCGCCGGAAGGCTTCGAGGTCTCCGACCTCGCGGCTCCGGCTGAGGCGTCACCCGGTGACGAGATCGAAGTGACGGCCAACGTCGCCAACACTGCTGGCGAGGAAGACACTGGCGACGTAACGTTCTTCTTCGACAGTCAGGATGTCGACTCGCAGGAGCTCACTCTTGGCCCCGGTGAAACCCAAGAGGTCTCCTTCGACGTGACCGTGCCTGATGTCGAGGAAGGCGATTACGAGCACGGTATCTCCACTGACATCGATTCGGAGACTGCCACGCTGACCGTCACCCTCGAAGATGACGAACCCGCAGAAGGCTTCACGCTGAGCAACATCCAGCCCGGTGACGTTGAGGTCGAATTCGATCAGGATGTCACTGCCTCCGTCGACGTTACGAACAACAACGACGAGGCTGGTGAGACTGAGGTCTCCCTGACAGCCACCGATGAAGAACTCGGTGAACTCGATCTCGGCGAGACTACCGTCGAGCTTGACGCAGAGGCCACCGAAACGGTTGAATTCGATGTCGACCTCGGCCTCGCCGAGGAAGTCCTCGAAACTGGTGACAGCATTGACTACGTCTTCGCAACCGAAGACGATGAGCTCAGCGCCACGCTGACGTTCGTCGAAGATGCTGGTGAGCCTGAACCCGACACGGTTGTCGAGTTCTACGCTGACGAAGATGGCCAGATCCAGGACATCTTCGGCATCATCGATGACTTCCAGAATGACGAAGGCGCATTCGCAGACGACGTTGAGCTCGAAGGCGGTATCTTCGAAGTCATCGACGCCTGGCAAGAACAGCAAGAATAA